The following nucleotide sequence is from Candidatus Latescibacter sp..
GCTCAAACTCTACAAGTGCTTCGTCTCCAACGACGCCCTTCTGGCGGAAATCAATCCGCTCGTGCTCTCCGCCGAGGGACAGCTCATCGCTGTGGATTCCAAAATGGAGCTGGATGATGAAGCCCTCTACCGACAGACCACACTCACTCTCCCGGAGCGCCGCGATTTTTCACGGAAAACCACTCCTCTCGAGATTCAAGCCCTGAAAAACGACCAGACCGATACCCGTGGAGCGGCGGGAAGAATGTTCTACGAGATTCCCGGTGGAGACATCATCGTTCTCGCTTCCGGGGGCGGAACGAGCAGCGAGGCGCTGGACAGCCTCTATATGCACGGAGGCCGGCCGGCCGTTTTCACCGAATACAGCGGTAATCCCACTGCCGAGAAAGTGAAGGGGCTGACCAGGGTTGCCCTCTCCTACCCCGGCGAGATACACGGTATCTGGGTGGTGGGCGGGCGCGCCAATTTCACCGACATCTACGAGACCCTGGTAAATGGAATCATGGCCGGCATACGGGAAACCGAGGGGTTTGATAAGAAAATCCCCATTGTCATCAGGAGGGCCGGCCTCCGGGACATGGAAGCGTTCAATGCCCTGCGCCTGATCCGGCGCAACGAGAAATTCAACATCTTCCTCCGGGGAATGGAGACCTCCATTCATGATGCGGCGCAGCTGCTCATCCATCATGTGAACAATTATAAGAAAACCAGGTAGCTCAAAGACGAATTTCACAGGATTTACCAGGTTAAAATTAGACAGGATTAACAAGATTAACAGGATTAAAATCTTGTAAAATCATGTAAATCATGTCAAAATGAAAAGAGTAATAATTAGACAGCATTGACAAGAATCACAGGATAAAATCTTGTAAAATCATGTAAATCATGTCAAAGAATAGAACGCCGAGGAGACAATCATGGGAATGCTCACCAGTAAGGACTGCCAGATCCTTATTCAGGGAATAACCGGAAAACAGGGAACCACCATCTGCCGTGACATGCTCGAATACGGCACCAAAGTTGCTGCCGGCGTCACCCCCGGCAAGAGAGGCGCCAGTATCAACAATGTGCCGGTCTACAATACAGTGGATGAAGCGCTCCGTCATCACCCGGACATTACTGTTTCGCTCATCACTGTGCCGCGCGAGGCAGCCCTCGGCGCCACCCTGGAAGTTCTCGGGAAAGGGAAAATCAAATTGGTCAATCTGCTCACCGAGGGCATTCCGGTGCGCGATATCGCGGAAATCGTGCAGGTCTCCCGTAAGGTGGACGTACGCCTGGTAGGGCCATCATCGGTCGGCATTATCTGTCCGGCGGACCGGGTCAAGATCGGCGCCATCGGAGGAAACGATCCGGGAGTATTCTATCCGGGAGAGGTGGCCATCTTTTCTAAGAGCGGCGGGATGTGCCTTTCGCTTGCCACCGAGATTTTCAACCGCAAGGGTTTCGGAACCAGCACCGTAGTGGGCATGGGCGGCGACCGCATCATCGGCAGCAATTTTGTCGATCTGCTCAAGCTCGCCCGCGACGACGAGGACACGAAAATCGTTGTTCTCAATGGAGAGGTGGGCGGCAGCTACGAAGAAGATGCGGCGGAATATATCCGTTCCACCCGCTATCCCAAGCCGGTGGCCGGGTTGATCTCAGGCATCGGCGCGGAACATTTCTTTCCCCGCGGCTCACGGATGGGGCATGCCGGAGCGGTGATCGGCGAAGGGAACGTCGGCGCCTACGAGCACAAGATGAAGATAATGAAGGCTGCGGGAATCAGCATGGCCCGAAGCTCTTCTGAACTGGCGGAAATTATCGGACGGATTCTCAAGGAAGAAGGGAATCACCTGGAAGAAAGCGACCTTCGGAAACCCGAGCTGGTGAGTATTTCCAAGCCTAAACTGGAAAGCATGAAACGCCAGATTCGCGCTATTTCCCTGAAGACCGGCATCACCCAGCTTTTCGACGGCAAACCCTACCTGCTCGGCTATCCTTTCAGCGAACTGATTACCGGCGCGCCGATTGAGGACATCATGTTTATGGTGCTCACCCGGAAAGACCCTAAACCCCATGACCGTCATCTCCTGAAACGCCTCTTCGTCTATCACCTGAAAAATGTCCCTCTTTCCCGGAGCGCGGTGGAAGCGGCGGTAGAGAGCGCCCGTAACGGCAACCCCCTGAATGCTGCGGTAAGCGCAGGTCTGCTCTGCCAGGAAGAAGTTCCGGTGGAGAACCTGCACGAGGACCTGAAAGACGCTTTCACCCCCATGCAGGCCGAATCGCTGGTGCTTGCCGGATGGGTGATGGCCCTCGTCGGACACATCCTCACAGGGGAATTTAAAGTTTCCGCGAACAGCCGCCCGGAGCAGATTTTTTTCCAGGCGATCGCCGGCCGTAAGCCCAATGCAGGAGAGGCGGACCTTTTCCGGGCCGTCTTTGCCGCCTGCGTCGACCATACCCCGGCGGTGCCTTCCTCGCTGGCCGCCATCACTTCCTATTCCGGCGGGGTTTCCATCAAAACCGCCCTGGCCGCCGGAATCACCGCCATGGGAAACACACACGCCGGTGCCGGAGAGGAAGCCGCGTATGCGTTCCAGGTTGAAGCTGTAGAGGCGCAGCGAGCTGCGCCTGCACACGAGGATTCGCCCGAAAAAAAAGCCCGGTATCTGACAGACAAGTATGCTGGAAAACTGGGCGGCGAGAAAAGGAAGATTCCAGGTTTTGGACACCGGTATTACAGCCTTTACGGCGCCGATCCCCGCGCGGATGCCCTCCTTTCCCTGGCGGAGAAATATGGCTATGGCGATAAACATATCGCCATCGCGCGGGAAATAGGAAACATCCTGCAGGAAGAAAAAGCGAGCGGTTTATGCCTCAATGTGGACGGCGCCATCGGGGCGCTCCTGTCCGAAATGGGCATTGCTCCCGCCGCCGGAAAAGCCCTGTTCATCATCCCCCGCACTGTCGGTATCCTGGGCCAGCTCCTGGAGCAGAAAGCGGGATCGTTCTTCCGGCTCGACAACGATTCGGTTGCGTATGTGGGTCCCCCGGTTCCCCGCAGCTACAGCGAAATACACCGTCACGGCGATGGGGAAGAGAAGGCGGAGGAGTGAAGAATACGGGGAAGACAGAAGACAGAAGAAAAGAATATTTCTCACACAGTTCGCAGGTTTTGAGTGTTTAGATCCTGAAACGGTTTTATCGTTCCCGCGAAGCGGCAACGAGTTCAGGATGACACGTGTCATGCCGAACTTGTTTCGGCATCCATTATAAAAAAGAAAGCAATAAATACGTCGTCATCTAAAAATATATATTTCTTTGTTATTACTCCTTCAAACATGCAATTTTATTATTCACGGTTCAGACTTCTTTTTCTTTTGCTGTTTGATTTCCGCCTTCAGCCTAGTAATTTATCCCCACATTATTGTTTCTATCATGGTAATCCTCTAATCCAAAGAATCATGGTTCAGATATTCACCATCACCGGAGGTTGAAATGGGTAATACCAGTCGTCGTGAACTGCTCAGGAAAGGCGCTCTCGCGGGCGCAGGAATCGTAACCGGAAGCGTTCTCCCCTCACCCGCCCCGGCCTCAGCCGACACCGCTCTGCTGACCGGCGAAAGTAAATGGGACAGCGAGTACAACTTCGGGCATACCATACTCTTCATGGATGAATACTACCAGGGCACCATGAAAATCCTCGGCTCTCTCGCAGGCGAGCTCGAACACATCGGAGAGCTCTCCAACCGGGCGGTCAGTGTGATCAAGGGCGGCGGAACGGTGTATAATTCCGCCAACATCGGGCACATGCCCTCCACCGAGCAGGCAGAGAGCCGCCTCGGCAACCCAAAGGTCATGAAAGATTACCGGAACATGACCAAAACACAGAACAAAGCCGAGATGGCGGAAGCGGCATTCGACGACCTGAAAAAAGGGGATATGATCATCACCAATTACTGCAACAAATCCCTCAAGGCGGCCCGCGACCGCGGTGTGTATGTGGTGACCGTGCCGGTGAATTATGTCAACAACGAGTTCTGGCCGGAGGGATATGTTCTCCCCAACGAGGACAACCTCATGCTCAAGGATGTCTCCAGCGAGATTCTCCACAGTTACATCCCCTACGAGCAGGGGCTTGTCCATCCGCCGGAGATTCCCTACATGGCGATCTGCCCTTCATGCACTACAGCGCTCGGCGCGCTCTACTGGATGCTCTCCGCGGAGATTGCGAACAAGCTGGCCGATCCCAAGGCGAAAAATGTCGACAAGAGCGCCGAATAC
It contains:
- a CDS encoding ATP citrate lyase citrate-binding domain-containing protein, whose protein sequence is MRLYEYEGKILFKKAGIRVPKGHVLDKDAAPSVPVHGPWPQVVKAQVLKGGRGKAGAVVFAENEKELREAVHSLLGATVFNEEVTRVIVEEKIAIEREYYISVTYKGDLPAVIFSQQGGMDVEELSRKEPSAVIMEPVDIHTGLESRQAHKMLVRAGVKGDVEELTDVMLKLYKCFVSNDALLAEINPLVLSAEGQLIAVDSKMELDDEALYRQTTLTLPERRDFSRKTTPLEIQALKNDQTDTRGAAGRMFYEIPGGDIIVLASGGGTSSEALDSLYMHGGRPAVFTEYSGNPTAEKVKGLTRVALSYPGEIHGIWVVGGRANFTDIYETLVNGIMAGIRETEGFDKKIPIVIRRAGLRDMEAFNALRLIRRNEKFNIFLRGMETSIHDAAQLLIHHVNNYKKTR
- a CDS encoding citrate/2-methylcitrate synthase, whose product is MLTSKDCQILIQGITGKQGTTICRDMLEYGTKVAAGVTPGKRGASINNVPVYNTVDEALRHHPDITVSLITVPREAALGATLEVLGKGKIKLVNLLTEGIPVRDIAEIVQVSRKVDVRLVGPSSVGIICPADRVKIGAIGGNDPGVFYPGEVAIFSKSGGMCLSLATEIFNRKGFGTSTVVGMGGDRIIGSNFVDLLKLARDDEDTKIVVLNGEVGGSYEEDAAEYIRSTRYPKPVAGLISGIGAEHFFPRGSRMGHAGAVIGEGNVGAYEHKMKIMKAAGISMARSSSELAEIIGRILKEEGNHLEESDLRKPELVSISKPKLESMKRQIRAISLKTGITQLFDGKPYLLGYPFSELITGAPIEDIMFMVLTRKDPKPHDRHLLKRLFVYHLKNVPLSRSAVEAAVESARNGNPLNAAVSAGLLCQEEVPVENLHEDLKDAFTPMQAESLVLAGWVMALVGHILTGEFKVSANSRPEQIFFQAIAGRKPNAGEADLFRAVFAACVDHTPAVPSSLAAITSYSGGVSIKTALAAGITAMGNTHAGAGEEAAYAFQVEAVEAQRAAPAHEDSPEKKARYLTDKYAGKLGGEKRKIPGFGHRYYSLYGADPRADALLSLAEKYGYGDKHIAIAREIGNILQEEKASGLCLNVDGAIGALLSEMGIAPAAGKALFIIPRTVGILGQLLEQKAGSFFRLDNDSVAYVGPPVPRSYSEIHRHGDGEEKAEE
- a CDS encoding twin-arginine translocation signal domain-containing protein, with amino-acid sequence MGNTSRRELLRKGALAGAGIVTGSVLPSPAPASADTALLTGESKWDSEYNFGHTILFMDEYYQGTMKILGSLAGELEHIGELSNRAVSVIKGGGTVYNSANIGHMPSTEQAESRLGNPKVMKDYRNMTKTQNKAEMAEAAFDDLKKGDMIITNYCNKSLKAARDRGVYVVTVPVNYVNNEFWPEGYVLPNEDNLMLKDVSSEILHSYIPYEQGLVHPPEIPYMAICPSCTTALGALYWMLSAEIANKLADPKAKNVDKSAEYLAILTERVRKIKNVHMDQIRETAVEMARRVRDGGRWFVQSNEHKGLASELVRVASGPWMPNTGDWNAKKTRNIMLISAISPAFPDEIKAALEKKVEGAYVIGIGPTSLDGAFPPGRLIDVADAGFDNFSPESGGVIRIAGRKETVCPTSGIMSNIIQQMICAQWADEMARRGSVPYFLMGNYRKGRTFNPLLQPSAEKRGY